The Alysiella filiformis sequence ATAGACGCATACCGCATTGAAATCGCCCCCAACGATTCCGCCATGCAAACCATCATGTCATCCACCTACACCGTGGGCTACCGTTTGGGCTTGATTTTGGCAGGAGGCGGCAGCTTGTGGCTGGCAGCACAACTTGGCTCAACACAAAGCCACTATCTTTACGAAGCATGGCGCAACACCTATTGGATAATGAGCGCATTCATGCTCATTGGCGTGGCAACCACCCTGATGATGCGCGAACCCAACGCTTACCAAGAAAAAAATCCCCAAAATCAATCCCCCAAAAACCAACTGATTTTATTGATGATGTTTGTGATTTTGGTGGCAACATTCATCGCAGGCTACCGCGTGAGCGCAACATGGCTGCCTGAAAACGCATGGGGCGAAACAGGCAAATTGCTCATCGGATTGGGTGGCGCAATCGCCTTGGCATGGCTGCTCATCAACAGCAAAATCGTGCCACACCATTTGGTTTACCACACATGGGTTGAGCCGATTGCCGATTTTTTCAAACGTTACGGCAAACAAGCGATTTTGTTGTTGGCACTCATCGGCTTGTATCGCATTTCAGACATTGTGGCAGGCGTGATTGCCAATGTGTTTTACGCCGATTTGGGTTACAGCAAAGAGCAAATCGCCTTGGCAGTGAAAACCTTTGGCATTGTGATGGGCATTTTGGGCGGATTGATAGGCGGCATTTTGGCGCAAAAATTCCCCGTGATGAAAATGATGATGTTGGGCGCGATTGCCGCATCAGCCACCAACTTGCTGTTTATGTTTATGGCGATGGGCAACAACAGCGTGGCATTTTTGTATTTTGCCGTGGGCTTGGACAACATCGCAAGTGGCTTGGCAACGGCGGTGTTTATTGTGTTTTTGTCTAGCCTAACCAATATTCAATTTACGGCGGTGCAATACGCCCTGCTCTCTTCGTTGATGACCCTGTCGCCTAAAATTTTGGGTGGCTATTCGGGCGCAATGGTGGACAAAATGGGCTACCCCAACTTTTTCACGTTTACCGCCTTAATGGGCGTGCCGATTTTGGTGTTG is a genomic window containing:
- a CDS encoding AmpG family muropeptide MFS transporter, translated to MQAKPANPIAAYSDRRAITLLFLGFAAGLPYLLIFSTLSLWLNEAGIARKTVTLFSWAALGYSFKFVWSPLIDSLALPHLTRILGKRRAWLILAQGLIVFAIFLMGSVNPQISGSLNTMAAAAVLLGFASATQDVVIDAYRIEIAPNDSAMQTIMSSTYTVGYRLGLILAGGGSLWLAAQLGSTQSHYLYEAWRNTYWIMSAFMLIGVATTLMMREPNAYQEKNPQNQSPKNQLILLMMFVILVATFIAGYRVSATWLPENAWGETGKLLIGLGGAIALAWLLINSKIVPHHLVYHTWVEPIADFFKRYGKQAILLLALIGLYRISDIVAGVIANVFYADLGYSKEQIALAVKTFGIVMGILGGLIGGILAQKFPVMKMMMLGAIAASATNLLFMFMAMGNNSVAFLYFAVGLDNIASGLATAVFIVFLSSLTNIQFTAVQYALLSSLMTLSPKILGGYSGAMVDKMGYPNFFTFTALMGVPILVLIYWVDKRIFRK